GACCAGTCAAGAGCAGAGTTATGTGAAATCCTACCTGAAATACCTTATCACTTGGGAGATAATTTAGTCTATGATGAAGATTACTTAGATGATGATTATGAAGGTGATCGAATTCCTTGGCCAACCATCCTATTAACCAGAAATGTGTTATCTGATTATGGATATTTCAATGCTGCTACTGCTGCTGATGatagagatgatgatgatgatgatgatgatgatgatgatgacgatgatgatgatgatgatgatggtggtggtCATTATAATGGAactaaatatgataagaaagtTCATAGAAATTGGTTACAAAATCTTGCAACAATATTGAAAGACACCAAAATGAAATCCCTAGTTTTAAATGATAATGTCATCAACTTGGAAATGCTTTCTAGTTCACTAGTTGGCTCACAAATATCCTATCTTGGTCTAAGAGCATGTAAAATAAAAGATGATGGTTTAAAATGTTTGGCAAAAGTTTTGAATGATACAAAACTCACCTCCATAGACTTGAGTAACACTGCATTGGACTGTGGGAGATTGAAGATGCTTGTAAACGGTTTAGTAGGGACAACTATTACAACGCTGAACCTAAGCTCAAATAAAATAGGTGTTGAGGGACTTAAATGTTTGGGTGGTGTTTTGAAAAACACAGCAATCACAACCATTGATCTCAGTGAAAATATGTTAAGCTATGAATGCATACAAGTATTTGCACCTTATCTTGTGGGTTCAAATATTACTTCTCTAAATTTGAGGAGAAACCAGATAGGCGATGATGGTCTGAGATGCCTAGCAAATGCTTTGACGAATAAGGACACAAATATAGAATCTATCGATTTGGGATCAAATGATCTGTCTGATTTGCAAACATTGACAACTTGTTTGTTGAATACGAGAATCACATCACTAGGTTTGAGTGGAAATTAtcgatttctttcaaatagccCAAGTGTCTTTGAcgatttttttaaacaattgaCGAAGACCACCTCAATTGACCTCAGCAAGTGTTTTTTGCATTGCAATGATTTGGAACTGTTGTCATCGGGCTTGGCTAATTCAAACAATACGTCACTCAAGTCACTTAACCTTAGtaagaatgaaataaaagagGATGGTATTAGTTTTCTGATTGATATCTTGAAGAAACATAAAATTACTTACCTGGATATCAGTTATAACTGCGGTGATCAACTAGGCCTAtgttcaaaattattaacatGTTTAAATCAAACCAATGTAGAATCTCTAAAATTAGAGGAAAATGAGATGGATTACGAGAGTTTAGAAAAAGGTTTGGTGGGCTCTAGCGTTAACTCAATTAATCTTGGTTACTACCCATACCGAGTCGGTCTCAGTCATCATCAGAAATGTGCTAATTTCTTTGcaagtttgaaattgaattcaaacaTCACTTCACTGAATTTAGATGGCAGTTATCATTCATACCCTGTTTTCAAAGAAATGGTTTCTGTTCTTGAATATACATCGATCACCTCACTCAGTCTTAGAAAGTTTACTTCAGACTGCAATACGTTGACAGATCTGTTATTGTGCCTGCCGGATACAAAAATAACAACACTCAATCTCAATGGAAGCACGATTTgcggtaatatattttatttggcTTCTGTTCTGCAATTTACTAGCATTACTTCTCTTGACCTAAGCGATTGTGAAATTTTCGAAGGAAATCATATTAGTGAGGTTCAAAACAAGATTGACTCAAACGATTCCTCACTTACTTTGACAGATAGTAGTCTGTGCTTTTTCAGTGTTTGTTACTTGGCACGTCAACTATGTcaaacaaaattcaataaaCTCAACCTATGTGGTAATAAAATGGCATACAATGCTATGAAATATCTTTCTCAGGGACTGTTGGGCTCACAAATTGTTGAACTCGATCTGAGTTCCACCAAAGTAGATAGTTTTGGCGTCTACTATCTAGCTCAAGTGCTTAGACACACTCGGATATCATCATTAAATTTATCACAGAATGAAATTTCCTGTACGGGTATCAGGCATTTGACAGATGGTCTTGTTGGCTGTCAAATGAAATCACTCGATTTGAGTGAAAATCGTATTAAGGATGAAGGTGTCCAACATTTGGCTCAACATCTTGCAAATAGGCCTACTGGCATTTCTGAAATAAATTTGCGTAGAAATTTGATTAGAAGCCAAACAGCATATCAGT
Above is a window of Nilaparvata lugens isolate BPH chromosome 4, ASM1435652v1, whole genome shotgun sequence DNA encoding:
- the LOC111044529 gene encoding uncharacterized protein LOC111044529, with protein sequence MASTFTSPEELSDWEMIDLSHEEIMKALNQPLQKPSIEKICHLTCLVIADKVPSEFSSITDTIELGSIADKLHTTYCPLHDDKSTELSPSNQSEPISSTSSTTHEKVPEMLHAKLELLSPPNQLKPIPSTSSTNHVKPSKMLHEELDSNHGEVSNTTENLSSRIKSLGRFNECIFSSFDTTRYTDIRDFGLVYLGKALEVKPQKLTNLSLRGNLVTSELLIEFLKYLPKSEICSLDLPKVVEQSPDKYRDQSRAELCEILPEIPYHLGDNLVYDEDYLDDDYEGDRIPWPTILLTRNVLSDYGYFNAATAADDRDDDDDDDDDDDDDDDDDDDGGGHYNGTKYDKKVHRNWLQNLATILKDTKMKSLVLNDNVINLEMLSSSLVGSQISYLGLRACKIKDDGLKCLAKVLNDTKLTSIDLSNTALDCGRLKMLVNGLVGTTITTLNLSSNKIGVEGLKCLGGVLKNTAITTIDLSENMLSYECIQVFAPYLVGSNITSLNLRRNQIGDDGLRCLANALTNKDTNIESIDLGSNDLSDLQTLTTCLLNTRITSLGLSGNYRFLSNSPSVFDDFFKQLTKTTSIDLSKCFLHCNDLELLSSGLANSNNTSLKSLNLSKNEIKEDGISFLIDILKKHKITYLDISYNCGDQLGLCSKLLTCLNQTNVESLKLEENEMDYESLEKGLVGSSVNSINLGYYPYRVGLSHHQKCANFFASLKLNSNITSLNLDGSYHSYPVFKEMVSVLEYTSITSLSLRKFTSDCNTLTDLLLCLPDTKITTLNLNGSTICGNIFYLASVLQFTSITSLDLSDCEIFEGNHISEVQNKIDSNDSSLTLTDSSLCFFSVCYLARQLCQTKFNKLNLCGNKMAYNAMKYLSQGLLGSQIVELDLSSTKVDSFGVYYLAQVLRHTRISSLNLSQNEISCTGIRHLTDGLVGCQMKSLDLSENRIKDEGVQHLAQHLANRPTGISEINLRRNLIRSQTAYQLFNIVKQKNTNEIRKNVTKVHLDIMSTNLISYMGLFKYSDCIVEIFKPCSRSEDVNFVIENTYQKLGITKLVLKGESFEHLLGTFDNMSITEYEHHFSKRPVLSPNLDISSFWTIVNYIPPILLNSNIAVLSLNYINSIRPMEQNESILKVKVISLKLLREKRADDEQRNRTREYYNLPPIDHSSSIDIRYFKALILSSNIFYLDLSNTNITCYDIEILAEFLKDTNIISLNLSNNGLEAKSIEFLANILPLTRIIYIDLHGNTIGYSGYEYLFKAAPKSSVCWLSLANNNIEEGLQEIVELSPLIVPRDYTPIVKYYY